In one Pirellulales bacterium genomic region, the following are encoded:
- a CDS encoding PDZ domain-containing protein yields MRLSMFVLATSLLQACAGFATAQGALDEAESQLRGSPSGGPELLAVPPPSVSPQQSGYLGIKADEGPSGDGIRIVEVVPGGPADVGGLRPGDLISAVQGGPVRSVDDFAKRFASMSAGTHVTFDLLRDNEPRSIEVVLGRRQADTATVPQMRLGPAETVPSATIPSVTGRPAPLGIRVEMLSEPSRRALNVPPQRGVRVTRVTRNSAAEKSGIPVDAVILSINGQPTDSPDEAAHALSRAQVGRPLSFSLNEAGQEVERQILPEAATSATVTSSPATLPASTAPVPRVSKVSQPQPPRPAELDSEPAERRGGTRPLASLNSTIDEARANIRRLEQRVAELEKQLQLLQRATAIERDDAQGLEDALEKDREKIKPRVVPIEP; encoded by the coding sequence ATGCGGCTATCGATGTTTGTGCTGGCCACTTCGCTCTTGCAAGCCTGCGCCGGATTCGCAACCGCGCAGGGAGCGCTCGACGAAGCCGAGTCGCAACTTCGTGGATCACCATCCGGCGGACCAGAGTTGTTGGCAGTCCCTCCGCCATCCGTCTCGCCGCAGCAATCGGGTTACCTGGGCATCAAGGCCGATGAAGGCCCTTCCGGCGACGGGATCCGCATCGTCGAGGTCGTTCCCGGTGGTCCGGCCGATGTCGGAGGATTAAGGCCCGGCGATCTGATCAGCGCGGTCCAGGGGGGCCCTGTTCGGTCGGTTGATGATTTCGCCAAGCGGTTTGCCAGCATGTCGGCGGGAACGCACGTCACGTTCGATCTGCTGCGGGATAACGAACCCCGATCGATCGAAGTCGTGCTGGGCCGACGGCAAGCGGACACGGCGACTGTTCCGCAAATGCGGCTGGGCCCGGCCGAGACCGTTCCTTCGGCAACCATCCCTTCGGTAACAGGCCGGCCGGCTCCGTTGGGAATTCGCGTCGAGATGCTCAGTGAGCCGTCGCGACGCGCTTTGAATGTGCCTCCCCAACGCGGCGTGCGGGTTACGCGGGTCACGAGAAACTCAGCGGCCGAAAAGTCTGGCATTCCGGTCGACGCCGTCATTCTTTCTATCAATGGCCAGCCGACCGATTCGCCGGACGAAGCGGCCCACGCTCTCAGCCGTGCCCAGGTCGGCAGGCCGCTTTCGTTCTCGCTCAATGAAGCGGGACAGGAAGTCGAGCGCCAAATTCTGCCCGAGGCCGCTACGTCAGCAACCGTAACATCGTCGCCCGCAACCTTGCCTGCCTCGACTGCACCGGTGCCGCGCGTTTCGAAGGTTTCACAGCCGCAGCCGCCGCGCCCCGCCGAGTTGGATTCGGAACCAGCCGAACGTCGCGGTGGCACGCGTCCCTTGGCTTCGTTGAACAGCACGATCGACGAAGCGCGCGCCAATATCCGCCGGCTCGAACAGCGCGTCGCCGAGTTGGAAAAGCAATTGCAACTACTGCAGCGCGCGACGGCAATCGAACGTGATGACGCCCAGGGACTGGAAGACGCCCTGGAGAAAGACCGCGAGAAGATCAAACCGCGCGTCGTACCGATCGAACCGTAG
- a CDS encoding c-type cytochrome domain-containing protein produces MRTAFAILALVMAGWLLRPGTTRAADDPGDLIPSIEQSLGSAGKFYREKNYEDAAAALAEAKSMLETLQAGNVPDALRPQVEKLEKRLVSAERLVAKLKPSSGKAAAATKKKVSAASTSRSAAKAKKSAKAKPTSVAAPPALGFTADVAPILIAHCGNCHIRNVRGNLSMATFANLAKGNHNGPVITAGASQASPLVEVVFSGRMPPGGGQISADELAVISLWIDAGARFDGGDPTAPLGTPAPMKGREGPAAGNRPLSVQFLRDLAPALVTNCLDCHTGEKAAGELRLDTFAALASGGASGRAIQPGNARDSLLVKRLRGLNGDRMPKDKPALPSETIERFESWIASGAKFDGPDETMSLKKAVEKSELAQMSHAELTTKRTARADAIWSQAFPNTSAAQLQTANFILRGNVSASRLETVAKLAEAERTKIVKLLKLADDAPLVKGSLPVFVFKQSADYGEFVRVVESREAPADTLGHALAKEADLYSCLVVSSAGDELPALVAEQVAAGFLCALGDVPPWFATGAGRTIAARVEPKNAMLKKWEAEIQKLSAPANAEALTSATMIDTDTAARSYLFVRSLTKKLPQFQSLVGALGQGQDFDQSLASVYRHDASELVELWLRSKPFGR; encoded by the coding sequence ATGCGCACCGCATTCGCGATCCTGGCCCTTGTCATGGCGGGTTGGTTGCTGCGGCCGGGGACGACCCGCGCCGCCGATGATCCGGGAGATTTAATCCCGTCGATCGAACAGTCGCTGGGCTCGGCGGGCAAGTTTTACCGGGAAAAAAATTACGAAGACGCAGCCGCGGCACTCGCCGAGGCGAAATCAATGCTCGAAACGCTTCAGGCCGGGAACGTGCCCGACGCCCTCCGCCCGCAGGTGGAAAAGCTCGAAAAGCGCCTGGTGTCGGCCGAGCGGCTGGTCGCGAAGCTAAAGCCATCGTCCGGCAAGGCCGCCGCTGCGACGAAGAAAAAAGTATCAGCCGCCTCGACGTCGCGCTCGGCGGCCAAGGCCAAGAAATCGGCGAAAGCGAAACCGACGAGCGTCGCCGCGCCTCCGGCACTCGGTTTCACCGCCGACGTGGCGCCGATCCTGATCGCGCATTGCGGCAACTGCCACATTCGCAACGTCCGGGGCAACCTGAGCATGGCCACGTTTGCGAATCTCGCTAAGGGAAATCACAACGGTCCGGTCATCACGGCCGGGGCCAGCCAGGCAAGTCCGCTCGTCGAGGTCGTGTTCTCGGGACGCATGCCTCCGGGCGGAGGTCAGATCAGTGCTGACGAACTGGCCGTGATTTCGCTGTGGATCGATGCCGGCGCGCGATTCGATGGCGGTGACCCTACTGCTCCCTTGGGTACGCCGGCGCCCATGAAGGGGCGCGAGGGGCCGGCGGCGGGCAACAGGCCACTGAGCGTGCAGTTTCTTCGCGATCTTGCCCCAGCGCTTGTGACGAACTGCCTGGATTGCCATACCGGCGAAAAGGCGGCCGGCGAACTACGGCTGGACACATTTGCCGCACTGGCCAGCGGCGGTGCATCGGGCAGGGCGATCCAGCCGGGCAACGCGCGCGACAGCCTGCTTGTCAAACGACTGCGCGGCCTCAACGGCGACCGCATGCCCAAGGACAAGCCGGCGCTTCCGTCCGAGACGATCGAACGCTTCGAGTCGTGGATCGCCAGCGGTGCGAAATTCGACGGGCCGGACGAGACAATGTCGCTGAAGAAGGCCGTCGAGAAGTCGGAACTCGCGCAGATGTCTCACGCGGAACTGACCACGAAGCGCACCGCGCGGGCTGACGCGATCTGGTCGCAGGCATTTCCCAACACCAGCGCCGCGCAACTGCAGACGGCCAACTTCATCTTGCGAGGGAACGTTTCGGCAAGCCGGCTCGAAACCGTGGCGAAGCTGGCCGAAGCCGAGCGTACGAAGATCGTCAAACTGCTGAAGCTGGCCGACGACGCACCGTTAGTGAAGGGGTCTTTGCCGGTGTTTGTGTTCAAGCAATCGGCCGACTATGGCGAGTTCGTACGCGTGGTTGAATCGCGCGAGGCGCCTGCCGATACCCTCGGCCACGCGCTCGCTAAAGAGGCAGATTTATATTCCTGCCTGGTCGTTTCGTCCGCCGGGGATGAACTACCGGCGCTCGTGGCCGAGCAAGTTGCGGCAGGCTTTCTATGCGCGCTCGGCGACGTGCCTCCCTGGTTTGCGACCGGCGCGGGGCGCACCATTGCCGCGCGCGTCGAGCCAAAAAACGCGATGCTCAAAAAATGGGAAGCGGAAATCCAGAAGCTGTCGGCGCCGGCAAACGCCGAGGCGCTCACGTCCGCCACCATGATCGATACCGACACGGCCGCTCGAAGCTACTTGTTTGTCCGCAGCTTGACGAAGAAGCTGCCGCAGTTTCAATCGCTCGTCGGTGCGCTCGGTCAAGGGCAGGATTTCGATCAGTCGCTCGCAAGCGTCTATCGCCATGACGCAAGCGAGCTCGTCGAACTCTGGCTGCGCAGCAAACCATTCGGACGGTAA
- a CDS encoding sodium:solute symporter family protein, whose amino-acid sequence MHDVLWSGVIAIAVMFAIFLAIGAWAGRKIHHSPGELLLAGRGMPFWIGVLTTTATWVDGGYLLGTVEKTQFGLAAGIQGGLCFGLSLILGGIIFAGPMRRFEFTTLIDPFESRFGRGWAAVLFLPAMLGEVFWSAELLVAIGATCGVVLNIDLTTAIVASAAVVTCYTVIGGMWSVAYTDVFQIALVPIGMLVALPFALSQVGGLSVAWDHYEQLMGPRAAALVPLSGGDPAWPLADRVTWWEVTVMLVLGGIPWNCYFQRVLSCQTVAKARWHSVIAGLLTIALTVPPVMLGVAAFTYSGWDAAQQTALRDNPTMALPMLLRDTAPPMVAVLGLGAIVGAVTSSFSASILSAGSMFSWNVFYRLFAPQASTTQLRRMIRTSIVVLGIAATVMALGVRSVAELWFFTADLVFVLLFPQLLYALFDPRANRTGSIAAFIVSLVLRLGDGIALLGLPAFIPYAEIWSRASGQDPSAWYDSATGLSVFPARLLAAAAGLVILPVVSRLTSGWDPPRVLGKVEN is encoded by the coding sequence ATGCACGATGTTCTGTGGAGTGGTGTGATCGCCATCGCCGTCATGTTCGCGATCTTTCTCGCGATCGGCGCCTGGGCGGGGCGCAAAATTCATCACTCTCCGGGTGAATTGCTTTTGGCCGGCCGTGGCATGCCGTTCTGGATCGGGGTGTTGACGACGACGGCCACGTGGGTCGATGGCGGCTATTTGCTGGGCACCGTCGAGAAGACCCAGTTCGGACTCGCGGCCGGCATCCAAGGGGGCCTGTGCTTCGGGCTGAGTCTGATCCTGGGAGGAATTATCTTCGCCGGGCCCATGCGCCGGTTCGAGTTCACGACACTGATCGATCCGTTCGAGTCCCGCTTTGGGCGCGGCTGGGCGGCGGTACTTTTCCTGCCCGCCATGCTGGGCGAAGTTTTCTGGAGCGCCGAGCTTTTGGTTGCAATCGGCGCCACGTGCGGTGTCGTGCTGAATATCGATCTGACAACCGCCATTGTCGCCTCGGCCGCGGTCGTCACCTGTTACACCGTGATCGGCGGTATGTGGAGCGTCGCTTATACGGATGTCTTTCAGATTGCGCTGGTGCCGATCGGGATGTTGGTCGCCTTGCCGTTCGCGCTGTCGCAGGTCGGTGGATTGTCCGTGGCTTGGGATCACTACGAGCAATTGATGGGGCCGCGCGCTGCGGCGCTCGTGCCGCTGAGCGGTGGTGATCCGGCCTGGCCATTGGCCGATCGGGTTACATGGTGGGAAGTGACCGTGATGCTGGTCCTCGGCGGGATTCCCTGGAATTGTTATTTTCAACGCGTTCTTTCCTGTCAGACCGTGGCCAAGGCGCGATGGCATTCGGTGATCGCGGGCCTGCTGACGATCGCGCTGACGGTGCCGCCGGTGATGCTGGGCGTGGCGGCCTTCACCTACAGCGGCTGGGATGCAGCGCAGCAAACTGCGCTGCGCGACAATCCGACGATGGCGCTGCCGATGCTATTGCGCGACACGGCGCCGCCGATGGTGGCGGTGCTCGGTCTGGGGGCCATCGTGGGCGCGGTCACGTCGAGCTTCAGCGCATCGATCCTGTCGGCCGGATCGATGTTCAGTTGGAACGTTTTCTATCGCTTGTTCGCCCCGCAAGCATCGACGACCCAGTTGCGCCGCATGATCCGCACGTCGATCGTCGTGCTGGGCATCGCGGCCACGGTGATGGCGCTCGGCGTGCGCAGTGTCGCCGAATTGTGGTTCTTTACGGCGGACCTGGTATTCGTGCTGCTTTTCCCGCAATTGCTGTACGCGCTGTTCGACCCGCGCGCCAACCGTACGGGTTCGATCGCGGCTTTTATCGTTTCGCTTGTGCTACGCTTAGGAGACGGAATTGCCCTACTGGGCCTGCCAGCGTTCATTCCCTATGCCGAAATCTGGTCGCGCGCCAGCGGCCAGGATCCGAGCGCCTGGTACGATTCGGCAACCGGCCTGTCGGTGTTTCCGGCCCGCTTGCTCGCCGCCGCGGCCGGATTGGTGATTCTGCCGGTCGTTAGCCGCCTGACTTCCGGCTGGGACCCACCGAGGGTTCTTGGTAAAGTCGAAAACTGA
- a CDS encoding phosphatidylcholine synthase, protein MLTNAERPRITISHIYAWGVHLYTAMGLVVAGAIAYVLVSDDPLRFRDAFLLMAVGLIIDGTDGWFARRVRVKEVLPGFDGRRLDDLVDFLNYTCLPLLLIYQADLLPERQSGWLLVPLLASAYGFCQVSAKTDDGFFLGFPSYWNLVAFYLFAMQPPVWATVTILLSLAALTFVPARYLYPTQPGALNRISIILGGIWGAFMVAILWRWQDAPHGGPSAQQLTLLSLFYPAYYMIVSWALSVRYWMTRR, encoded by the coding sequence ATGTTGACCAATGCCGAGCGGCCACGGATCACGATTTCGCACATCTACGCCTGGGGTGTTCACCTCTACACGGCCATGGGACTGGTCGTGGCCGGCGCGATCGCGTACGTGCTGGTGAGCGACGATCCGCTGCGCTTCCGCGATGCCTTCCTGTTGATGGCCGTGGGTCTGATCATCGACGGCACCGACGGCTGGTTCGCGCGGCGCGTGCGTGTGAAAGAAGTGCTGCCCGGCTTCGATGGCCGTCGCCTGGACGACCTGGTCGACTTTCTGAATTACACCTGCTTGCCGCTATTGCTGATCTATCAGGCCGATCTGCTTCCCGAGCGGCAGAGCGGTTGGCTCTTGGTCCCGCTGCTAGCGAGCGCCTATGGCTTTTGCCAGGTTTCAGCGAAGACCGACGACGGATTCTTCCTCGGCTTTCCGTCGTACTGGAACCTGGTGGCGTTTTATCTTTTCGCCATGCAACCGCCGGTGTGGGCCACGGTGACGATCTTGCTGTCACTCGCGGCGCTGACCTTTGTGCCGGCCCGCTATCTCTATCCGACGCAGCCCGGCGCGCTGAACCGCATTTCGATCATTCTGGGCGGCATCTGGGGCGCGTTCATGGTCGCCATCCTGTGGCGTTGGCAGGACGCACCGCACGGCGGACCGAGCGCACAACAATTGACGCTGCTGTCGCTTTTCTACCCCGCCTATTACATGATCGTGTCCTGGGCGCTGTCGGTGCGCTATTGGATGACACGGCGATAA
- a CDS encoding Gfo/Idh/MocA family oxidoreductase produces the protein MAPHGTDHNSNPSTRRSFLQTTAVLGGALAANLSIARGAHAAGSDVLKVGLIGCGGRGTGAAAQALTADPNVQLTAVGDAFADRVQSSLENLRKMFSDKVAVTDDHCFVGFDAYKNVIDSGVDVVILATPPHFRPAHLQAAVAAGKHVFAEKPVAVDAAGVRSVLATCAEAKSKGLSVVSGLCYRYDLAKRETIQRIHDGAVGDLVALNVNYNTGTLWMHPRKESWTDMEWQLRNWLYFTWLSGDHNTEQHVHSLDKAAWVMRDEPPVKAWGLGGRQVRVQPEYGNIFDHHAVVYEYANGVKLFSFCRQQAGCSVDVSDYVMGTKGTADLMKHTIKSGSENWRYRGEAPNMYQQEHNELFAAIRSGNPINNGEYMSRSTMMAILGRMCTYTGQTITWDKALESQEKLGPNEYQWGHLDVPLVAMPGITQFA, from the coding sequence ATGGCCCCACACGGCACGGATCACAATAGCAATCCTTCCACGCGTCGTTCGTTCTTGCAGACCACGGCGGTCTTGGGGGGCGCTTTGGCCGCCAATCTGTCGATCGCGCGCGGCGCGCATGCCGCCGGCAGCGACGTGTTGAAAGTGGGCTTGATCGGTTGCGGCGGGCGCGGCACCGGGGCGGCGGCGCAAGCCTTGACCGCCGATCCTAATGTCCAATTGACGGCCGTCGGGGACGCCTTTGCCGATCGCGTGCAGTCGAGCTTGGAAAACTTGCGGAAGATGTTCTCGGACAAAGTGGCCGTCACGGACGATCACTGCTTTGTCGGCTTCGATGCCTACAAGAATGTCATCGACAGCGGCGTCGACGTTGTGATCCTGGCCACGCCGCCGCACTTTCGCCCGGCCCATTTGCAGGCCGCGGTGGCGGCGGGCAAGCACGTGTTCGCCGAGAAGCCCGTCGCGGTCGACGCCGCCGGCGTGCGCAGCGTGTTGGCCACCTGTGCCGAGGCCAAGTCCAAGGGGCTCTCGGTCGTTTCCGGTCTTTGCTATCGGTATGACTTGGCCAAGCGCGAAACGATTCAGCGCATTCACGACGGCGCCGTCGGCGACCTCGTGGCACTGAACGTGAATTACAACACCGGCACCTTGTGGATGCATCCGCGCAAGGAAAGCTGGACCGACATGGAATGGCAGTTGCGCAACTGGCTGTACTTCACCTGGCTCTCGGGTGATCACAATACCGAGCAGCACGTACACAGCCTGGACAAGGCCGCCTGGGTGATGCGCGACGAACCGCCGGTGAAAGCCTGGGGCCTCGGCGGGCGGCAAGTTCGCGTGCAGCCTGAGTACGGCAATATCTTCGACCATCACGCCGTAGTGTATGAATATGCCAACGGCGTAAAGCTGTTCTCGTTCTGCCGGCAGCAGGCGGGCTGCAGCGTCGACGTGTCGGATTACGTGATGGGGACCAAGGGTACCGCCGACCTGATGAAGCATACGATCAAGAGCGGCTCGGAGAATTGGCGATATCGCGGCGAAGCCCCCAATATGTACCAGCAGGAACATAACGAGTTGTTTGCGGCCATCCGGTCGGGCAACCCGATCAACAATGGCGAATACATGAGCCGCAGCACGATGATGGCCATCCTGGGGCGCATGTGTACCTATACCGGGCAGACGATCACCTGGGACAAGGCGCTCGAATCACAGGAAAAACTAGGCCCCAACGAATACCAATGGGGCCATCTCGACGTCCCACTAGTGGCCATGCCAGGCATCACGCAGTTCGCGTGA
- a CDS encoding UvrB/UvrC motif-containing protein encodes MSKRQDIDHVLKGWKYEPGEVVARLARATDGRQVLQMRIDLGVLQLEVENRPDGTRPGGSETYFDYLLGLALHEGDGFVLDEEQCAEADREFVQFYHRRMCWLALREFRRAVRDADHSLAFMDFVQSCSPNEEWTQSHEQYRPFILFHRAQAQALAELEDSGPEAAVEAINTGLERLKQCYLDNGIDDEQIEEDELTERLNELGDSVREHYDLGRTLAEQLAEAVAAEEFERAAQLRDEIAKRTKSRA; translated from the coding sequence ATGAGCAAGCGCCAAGATATCGACCATGTGCTGAAGGGCTGGAAGTACGAGCCAGGCGAAGTCGTAGCGCGCCTCGCCCGGGCGACGGACGGTCGCCAAGTGCTGCAAATGCGCATCGATCTGGGGGTGTTGCAGCTCGAGGTCGAGAACCGTCCGGACGGTACCCGCCCGGGTGGGTCCGAGACGTATTTCGACTACCTGCTCGGTCTGGCCCTGCACGAGGGGGACGGCTTCGTCCTCGATGAAGAGCAGTGCGCCGAGGCGGACCGAGAGTTCGTCCAGTTCTATCACCGCCGCATGTGCTGGCTGGCGTTGCGCGAGTTCCGCCGGGCCGTGCGTGACGCGGATCACAGCCTGGCGTTCATGGACTTTGTACAGTCCTGCTCGCCCAACGAGGAATGGACCCAGTCGCACGAGCAATATCGCCCCTTCATTCTGTTCCATCGCGCCCAGGCTCAGGCCTTGGCCGAGCTTGAGGATTCAGGCCCCGAGGCGGCTGTCGAGGCGATCAATACGGGCCTCGAGCGGTTGAAGCAGTGCTACCTGGACAACGGCATCGACGACGAACAGATCGAGGAAGATGAATTGACCGAGCGGCTAAACGAACTCGGCGATTCTGTCCGCGAGCATTACGATCTGGGCCGGACGCTGGCCGAACAGTTGGCCGAAGCCGTGGCCGCCGAGGAATTCGAGCGGGCCGCTCAGTTGCGAGACGAAATTGCCAAGCGCACAAAGAGCCGCGCTTAA
- a CDS encoding helix-turn-helix transcriptional regulator, with amino-acid sequence MAPIEGDKLRGHLAGLILASLESGAAHGWEIWTRLESAGDGALRLKEGSLYPALYRLEQEGLIAARWEAAESARRGPRRRIYRLTGKGRKRLTAAREEWRQFVTVLGGLLGGTT; translated from the coding sequence ATGGCACCTATCGAAGGGGACAAGCTTCGCGGTCACCTGGCAGGTTTGATCCTGGCCTCGCTCGAGTCTGGCGCGGCGCACGGTTGGGAAATCTGGACGCGGCTCGAGTCGGCCGGTGACGGCGCGCTACGGCTCAAAGAGGGCTCGCTCTATCCGGCCCTCTATCGCTTGGAGCAGGAGGGATTGATCGCCGCGCGTTGGGAAGCGGCCGAGAGTGCCCGGCGCGGTCCGCGCCGCCGGATCTACCGTTTGACCGGCAAGGGGCGCAAGCGGCTCACCGCGGCGCGCGAGGAATGGCGGCAGTTCGTGACGGTCTTGGGAGGACTGTTAGGAGGGACGACATGA
- a CDS encoding c-type cytochrome, giving the protein MTLLRLLLVALFPVVALAPVVTLAAEDAKKEAADKIAEKQIADPAARIKAPKGFQVDLLYTVPQDQQGSWVNMTVDPKGRLIVSDQYGSLYRVTLPAAGEKDGKLDIEMIDVPLGEAHGLLWAFDSLYVMVNHGKVFESGLYRVTDTNNDDKLDKVEPLLSIKGGGEHGPHAVVLSPDGKSLYVVAGNATRLPELTGSQVPRLWGEDNLLPRMVDGSGFMTDEKAPGGFICRVSPDGKQCDLVSMGYRNPFDIAFNRDGELFTYDSDMEWDVNLPWYRPTRVLHATSGSDFGYRNGAGKWPPYYIDSLPPVANVGPGSPTGVTFGYGAKFPAKYQEALYLCDWSYGKLYALHLKPQGASYTGELEEFVAGTPLALTDVVVNPKDGAMYFLVGGRRTQSGLYRVTYSGEDVALWHPIAAEPEERKARELRHKLEVFHGHADPKAVDTAWPYLGNSDRFIRWAARVAIEFQNPATWSERALAESSSPVASLEALLALTQASAKDPAHRGDSDPKPDPKVRDQILAALDRLDWEKLDYAQQLDLVRVYQVVLNRFPRPDDAAIAKLAAKFDKRYPAKGRELNIELAQLVCFFQTPDAATKTVALLDKALTQEDQIQYASDLRVLTTGWTPELRKAYFSWFPKAAGYKGGNSFRGFMNNIKKDAIAHLSDDEKKEYESLYDAKPAEPTEPVVVANRPFVKTWTLDELTSLVTPTALKGRDYDRGRNLFAATRCFACHRFADEGGGLGPDLSSVAGRFSARDLLESVVVPSKVISDQYEAVTIQTSDGRVITGRIVNLNGDSLSINPDMFDPNRMISVKRRDIDEITKSPVSMMPEGLLNTLKDDEVLDLMAYLLSRGDRTNAMFTAK; this is encoded by the coding sequence ATGACGCTGTTGAGATTGCTGCTGGTCGCGTTGTTTCCTGTTGTGGCACTGGCCCCCGTTGTGACGCTGGCCGCCGAGGACGCCAAGAAAGAGGCCGCCGACAAGATCGCCGAAAAACAAATCGCCGACCCGGCCGCGCGGATCAAGGCCCCCAAGGGCTTTCAGGTCGACCTGCTCTACACGGTGCCGCAAGACCAGCAAGGTTCGTGGGTCAACATGACCGTCGACCCCAAAGGTCGGCTGATCGTTTCGGATCAGTACGGCAGTCTGTACCGCGTTACGCTGCCGGCCGCGGGCGAAAAGGATGGCAAGCTCGACATCGAGATGATCGACGTGCCGCTGGGCGAAGCGCACGGCCTGCTGTGGGCCTTCGACAGCCTGTACGTGATGGTCAATCATGGCAAGGTCTTCGAGAGTGGCCTGTATCGCGTCACCGATACGAACAACGACGACAAGCTCGATAAGGTCGAGCCGCTGCTGTCGATCAAAGGGGGCGGCGAACACGGTCCGCATGCTGTGGTCCTCTCGCCTGATGGAAAGTCGTTGTACGTCGTGGCAGGCAATGCCACGCGCCTGCCCGAGTTGACCGGCTCGCAAGTGCCGCGTCTGTGGGGCGAGGACAACCTGCTGCCGCGCATGGTCGATGGCTCGGGCTTTATGACTGACGAAAAAGCGCCCGGCGGATTCATCTGCCGCGTCAGCCCCGACGGCAAGCAGTGCGACCTGGTGTCGATGGGCTATCGCAACCCGTTCGACATCGCCTTCAACCGCGACGGCGAGCTGTTCACCTATGACTCGGACATGGAATGGGACGTCAACCTGCCGTGGTATCGTCCTACGCGTGTGTTGCATGCCACGAGCGGCAGCGATTTTGGCTATCGCAACGGCGCCGGCAAATGGCCGCCGTATTACATCGACAGCTTGCCTCCGGTGGCTAACGTCGGCCCCGGTTCGCCGACCGGCGTGACCTTTGGTTACGGCGCCAAGTTTCCGGCCAAATATCAAGAAGCGCTGTACCTGTGCGATTGGAGCTACGGCAAGCTGTACGCCCTGCACCTGAAACCGCAGGGTGCGAGTTACACCGGTGAACTGGAAGAATTCGTCGCCGGCACACCGCTGGCGCTGACCGACGTCGTCGTGAATCCCAAAGACGGCGCGATGTACTTCCTGGTTGGCGGGCGGCGCACGCAATCGGGTTTGTACCGTGTGACGTACTCGGGCGAAGACGTCGCGCTCTGGCATCCGATTGCCGCCGAGCCTGAGGAACGCAAGGCTCGCGAACTGCGCCACAAGCTCGAAGTGTTCCACGGCCATGCCGATCCGAAGGCTGTCGACACCGCCTGGCCGTACCTGGGCAACTCAGACCGTTTTATTCGTTGGGCAGCGCGCGTCGCGATCGAGTTCCAGAATCCGGCGACGTGGAGCGAACGGGCGCTGGCCGAATCGTCGAGCCCGGTCGCGTCGCTCGAGGCGCTGTTGGCCCTGACGCAGGCTTCGGCCAAGGATCCCGCGCATCGCGGCGACAGCGATCCGAAGCCCGACCCGAAGGTGCGCGATCAGATCCTGGCCGCGCTCGACCGGCTCGATTGGGAGAAGCTCGATTACGCACAGCAGCTCGACCTGGTGCGCGTGTACCAGGTGGTATTGAATCGTTTCCCGCGCCCGGACGATGCCGCGATCGCGAAGCTGGCCGCTAAGTTCGACAAGCGTTATCCGGCCAAGGGTCGTGAACTGAATATCGAGCTGGCCCAGTTGGTCTGTTTCTTCCAAACGCCGGATGCCGCGACGAAAACCGTGGCACTGCTCGACAAAGCCCTGACGCAAGAAGACCAGATTCAATACGCCAGCGACCTGCGCGTGCTGACCACCGGTTGGACTCCGGAACTGCGCAAGGCCTACTTCTCGTGGTTTCCCAAGGCCGCCGGTTACAAGGGGGGCAATAGCTTCCGCGGCTTCATGAACAACATCAAGAAGGATGCGATCGCGCATCTCAGCGATGACGAGAAGAAAGAGTACGAATCGCTTTACGACGCGAAGCCGGCCGAACCGACGGAGCCGGTGGTGGTCGCCAATCGTCCGTTCGTGAAGACCTGGACGCTCGACGAGCTCACGTCACTCGTCACGCCCACAGCGCTCAAGGGGCGAGACTATGACCGCGGGCGCAATTTGTTCGCCGCCACGCGTTGCTTCGCCTGTCATCGGTTTGCGGACGAAGGGGGCGGGCTCGGTCCGGACCTGTCGAGCGTGGCCGGGCGGTTCAGCGCCCGCGATCTGTTGGAATCGGTCGTGGTGCCGAGCAAGGTGATCAGTGACCAGTACGAGGCTGTTACGATACAAACCTCGGATGGTCGGGTGATCACGGGCCGCATCGTCAATCTGAATGGCGACAGCCTGTCGATCAACCCCGACATGTTCGACCCTAATCGGATGATCAGCGTTAAACGCCGCGACATCGACGAGATTACGAAATCCCCCGTGTCGATGATGCCTGAGGGGTTGTTGAACACGCTCAAGGACGACGAAGTCCTGGACCTGATGGCCTACCTGCTGTCGCGCGGCGATCGCACGAACGCCATGTTTACGGCCAAGTGA